Proteins from a genomic interval of Thunnus maccoyii chromosome 1, fThuMac1.1, whole genome shotgun sequence:
- the LOC121896912 gene encoding guanylyl cyclase-activating protein 2-like codes for MGQAQHSQTQEEELELNSIQDLYKSFIMECPSGSLYLHEFKRMFGVQNGTPEAQYMDIIFRAFDMNHDNTMDFMEYVAALHLVLRGKLEDKLRWSFKVFDNDNNGRLDREELRKIVKIIYKIKKGSEENGIGNLTSEQVCDRIFQEVDVNSDGQITLEEFIEGVQRNAWLENFLRLDVNPSGWVHKYLCDRKLMVPKDS; via the exons ATGGGTCAAGCACAGCACAGTCAGACACAGGAAGAAGAACTGGAGTTAAACAGCATCCAGGACCTCTACAAGTCATTCATCATGGAGTGCCCAAGTGGGTCTTTGTACCTGCATGAGTTCAAGAGGATGTTCGGAGTGCAGAATGGTACACCTGAAGCACAGTACATGGACATCATCTTCCGAGCATTTGACATGAATCAC GACAACACAATGGATTTTATGGAGTATGTGGCTGCGCTGCATCTTGTTCTGCGAGGAAAACTTGAGGATAAACTGCGGTGGTCTTTCAAGGTGTTTGACAATGACAACAACGGCCGGCTAGACAGAGAAGAACTAAGGAAGATTGTAAAG ATAATCTACAAGATAAAGAAAGGTTCTGAAGAAAATGGCATAGGGAACCTCACTTCTGAGCAGGTGTGTGATCGTATCTTTCAAGAGGTCGATGTGAACAGTGATG GTCAGATTACCCTGGAAGAGTTTATTGAGGGGGTTCAAAGAAACGCCTGGTTGGAAAACTTCCTGCGTCTTGATGTCAATCCAAGTGGATGGGTCCATAAATACTTGTGTGACAGGAAACTCATGGTCCCCAAAGATTCCTGA